AGCCGGGCACGAAGGATGAATCCGTTCATATCCCGGTGATCCTGTCCCAGGCAGGGTTGCATGATGTGGTGTATAATACTTTTATTATCGGGGAGGGATCTGATGTCACCATTGTGGCCGGATGTGGTATTCACTGCGGCGGCAATGCATCTGAAGGCCATTCCGGTATCCATGAATTTCAGATCAAGGCCGGCGCAAAGGTCAAATATGTTGAAAAGCATATTGCCATTGGCGAAGGCAGCGGCAAACGCATGCTAAATCCCACCACAAAGGTGTTCATGGCGGAGAATGCCCAGGCACAGATGGAACTGACCCAGATAGGGGGTGTGGATGAGGCAAAACGCCTCAATGAAGCGACTATCGGTGCCGGCAGTGTGCTGCTGATCACGGAACGGGTGATGACCGAAAAAGAACAGTCTGCAGAATCCAGAAATGAGATCACCCTGGCAGGAACAGACAGCAAAACCAATATTGTTTCCCGCTCTGTCATAAAAGGCAGCTCTTCCCAGGACTTTTATGTCAACCTGACAGCCAAAGCCAAATGCTACGGCCATATTGAATGCGATGCCATTATCATGGACAATGGCATCAACCAGACCATACCGGCGCTGCGGGCCCTGCACCCGGATGCGGAGCTGACCCATGAAGCCTCCATCGGCAAAATCGCCAATGACCAGTTGATGAAGCTCATGAGTTTAGGCCTTGATTATGACCAGGCCGTCAACCGCATTATACAGGGATTTTTACGCTGAACCGATTTTTATCCCAGGATCTCCCTGATATCTTCGTCCGGTGTTTTTATGGGCATGATATTAAATCTTTCCACCAGAAAGTTCAGTATATTGGGTGTGATAAACGCCGGAAGGCTTGGGCCTAAGCGGATATCCCGAATTCCCAGATACAAAAGCGCCAGAAGAATACAGACCGCTTTCTGCTCATACCAGGATAAAATCATGGACAAGGGAAGGTCATTGACATTGGTATCCAGTGCCCTGGAAAGTGCCAGGGCGATCTGGATGGCCGAATAGGCATCATTACATTGCCCTACATCCAGAAGACGCGGTATGCCGTCAATATCACCCAGATCCTTGTCAAAGAAGCGGTATTTCCCGCAGGCAAGCGTCATAACAATACAGTCTTTTGGTAATTTTTCCACAAACTCGGTATAATAATTACGTCCGGGTTTGGCACCGTCACAACCGGCCACCAGGAAAAAATGGCGGATCCTGCCTGCCTTGACAGCGGCAAGTATATCATCAGCCTTATCGAGAATGGCATGTCTGGCAAACCCTACCATGACGGCGCCCTTGTCGGCATCCTCTTCAAACCCGGACATAGCCAGTGCCCGGTCGATCACGGGCTGAAAATCGGCGTCCGGGATATGGGGGATATCCGGCCATCCCACCATACCGGATGTAAACAGGTGATCCTGGTAGGTTTTCCCGGGCCGCTGGAGACAATTGGTGGTCATCAGGATTGGGCCGGGGAAATCAGGAAATTCCTTGGTCTGGTTCTGCCATGCCGTGCCGAAATGTCCGTAAAAATGGTCATATGCTTTTAGTTTCGGATACCCGTGGAGACTGAGCATTTCCCCATGGGTATAGACAAAAATTCTCTTGCCCCGGGTCTGTTTGAGCAGTTCTTCAAGATCTTTGAGATCGTGACCAGATACCAGGATGGCTTTGCCTTTTTTATGTCCCAGGGGAACCTTTGTGGGTATCGGATGACCGTATGTTTGAGTATTGCCGGCATCCAATAGTTCCATGGCCCGGTATGCCGCCTTGCCGCAGTCCAGGGTCAGTTTGACCCAGTCGTCCAGATTCAGTCCGGTCTGCTGGATGGCAGCCAGCCCCTTGAATATAAAATGATAAACATCATCATCTTCCTGTCCCAGAATCTGGGCATGGTCTGCATATGCGGCCACCCCTTTAATGCCGAACAATACCGTGTGTTTTAATGACAAAATATCCGGGTTGTCCGCCGGGTATGAAAACAATCCCACGGAAGCTGCCTGGCCCAGCAGTTCATCTAACGTGGCTGCCGGTTCAAATGTGGCAGGACCTTCTTCCAGCCGCAAGTCATGGCTGCTGCTTTTCAGTTCTTTCTTAATCTCTTCCCGCAACGCAACAGCCTGCTGGATAAGGTCCACAAACCGTTCGGGATCAAAATCCACATTGGTTAAAGTTGAAAAGGCGGCTTTAACGGTAAATTTCCCATAACGTCGATCCTGTATGCCGAACCTGATGCCTTCTAGCACCACCTGGGAAAGCCCCATAAGGCTGTACAAAAGCAGGTCCTGCAGATCCGCCACTTCCGGTTTTTTCCCGCAGACACCCAGAACATCACACCCTGTTCCTTTTGCCGTCTGCTCACATTGATAACAAAACATATCAATCCTCTTATCATAATGGCGGCCGGAAAAAATAGAATCCAGCCGCCATTATCTGCTATGATGTTATGAACATTTTTCACCATCGTCTGATTTACTCTTATCATAGGTGTGGGCCTCAGAGGTATCGATGGACATTTTATCCATCGTCTCCTGGCGTTCTTTGTTTCTTTCCTCAACAAGATCTTCACCATCTTCATTTTTCTTTTTTTCGTCTGTCATGGCATTCACCTCCTTTCTCTGACTTCTGGTTCCTGCTCTTCCGTCATCACAGGCATCTTCGCCCGCTTCATTGGGTCTTGCATGTTCGGCAAATTCAGGGGCCTGGGTACAGACATCCAGTTCAGCCGCTTGTTTTTTTTTATCTGTCATAAAACACCCTGGTTTCGCGGCAACAAATGATGCCGCCCTTTCCCATGGATATGGCAGGTCCGGTGATCATGATTTCCACAACCCATGAACATTACAGTATTCGCGGGCTGTCACCTTTTGGTTTTTCGTGGCAAAAAAAGTTTCCGGGGCCTGGCCGGGTTTTAGAAAATGGCGGCAGGAATCATCCCCATCAAGAATTTCGATCCATTCGATATAATGTTTTTCCTCCATGGGATGGGGGTTGCTCCCCACTTTCACGGTGACCCCACCGTCTGCTGCCTCAATAACAGGCACATGTTTTTCCTTGCCTTCCTCTGCGGCGGATTTTTCCTCAAAAAGCGTCATGTCCTCCCCGCAACATACCAAATCGCCTTCACCGCCGTGAAGGACTTCAATCATGTTTCCGCATACGTCGCATTTGTAAACCTGTTTTCTTTGTGCCATGTGACTGTCTCCTTTTCAAGAATTTCGGGTTTCTTCCCTGTACAATGATTTCGTGCAATGATTTCATAATGAAGTAGACGTCACCCAAAAACAATGGGTGAAAATATGTATTTTTCATTTTTCAAAGAAGTATTGTGTAACCGGTGTTTGCGGGAGTTCATGCAATGACATGCCCGGTCCGGCATGTTTTGATCAGGTATCGATACCCGCGGGACGGGCTGGGGCAGAAAAGGTTCTCAGACTGACAATCTTATTCGATTTTTTTTCCCGCGGTTTTTTCAATCCGGTCCATGATCCAGCCGGCCAGAAATTTTTGGGCTGCAGTGCCGGTATCCTTTCGGATCAGGTGAAGGGACAATTCCGCCCGGGCCATGGTTTTGTGACCGCCTGCGGAACCATATTTTGAAAAGGCTTCTTTGGCTGTATTGCCCGCCCCTTTTCGCAGGCCATCGTTTCTGAGAATAACAATCAGTTTTCGGTCCACCACCCCGGAAACAATGGACCAGTTGATCCCGGCAATGGTCAGGAAAAAATCCGCCACCATGACCAGTTCATCCGGTTTGGAAATGTTGCCGGCATGAAAAAAGACCCGGTTGTTGACCACCCGCCGTTTTCTGATGGCTGTGCCTAAAAAATCCAGGTCCTCATCCGTATAAAACGCCCGCTCCACCTTGGTGACAATATTGTTGTCCGCAAATTTATACAGATATTGAAACGCCCGGATGTCCTTGAGTGTGGCCTGGCGGGTAAAGTCCGCCGTATCGGTTTTAATACCCATCATCAGGGCGGCTGCCAGCTTGGCGGATGGCTTGATTTTCCAGGATTTCAGGTATTCGGTCAACAGGGTGGAGCAGGTGCCGTATCCGGGGCGGATATCTGTATAGGCGGCTTCGGCCCGGGTCAAGGGATGATGATCGATGATGGCGGTATAGGTGATGCCGGCAAACGCCTCATTGTGATCCGGCTGGGAATCCACGATCACAAAATGATCGAACTGGGCTTTGTCCACTTCTGCCAGGTTCCTGAGCCCGACGTCGGTGAGCTGAATCAATGCCAGGTTATCCGGCCGGCTGATGCGGTTGAAATGGGCGATGGCCACTTCAGACACCCTGCGCCACAACAGGCGTTTGACTGCCATGGCCGAACCAATGGCATCCGGA
Above is a window of Desulfotignum balticum DSM 7044 DNA encoding:
- a CDS encoding desulfoferrodoxin; translated protein: MAQRKQVYKCDVCGNMIEVLHGGEGDLVCCGEDMTLFEEKSAAEEGKEKHVPVIEAADGGVTVKVGSNPHPMEEKHYIEWIEILDGDDSCRHFLKPGQAPETFFATKNQKVTAREYCNVHGLWKS
- the hcp gene encoding hydroxylamine reductase; translation: MFCYQCEQTAKGTGCDVLGVCGKKPEVADLQDLLLYSLMGLSQVVLEGIRFGIQDRRYGKFTVKAAFSTLTNVDFDPERFVDLIQQAVALREEIKKELKSSSHDLRLEEGPATFEPAATLDELLGQAASVGLFSYPADNPDILSLKHTVLFGIKGVAAYADHAQILGQEDDDVYHFIFKGLAAIQQTGLNLDDWVKLTLDCGKAAYRAMELLDAGNTQTYGHPIPTKVPLGHKKGKAILVSGHDLKDLEELLKQTRGKRIFVYTHGEMLSLHGYPKLKAYDHFYGHFGTAWQNQTKEFPDFPGPILMTTNCLQRPGKTYQDHLFTSGMVGWPDIPHIPDADFQPVIDRALAMSGFEEDADKGAVMVGFARHAILDKADDILAAVKAGRIRHFFLVAGCDGAKPGRNYYTEFVEKLPKDCIVMTLACGKYRFFDKDLGDIDGIPRLLDVGQCNDAYSAIQIALALSRALDTNVNDLPLSMILSWYEQKAVCILLALLYLGIRDIRLGPSLPAFITPNILNFLVERFNIMPIKTPDEDIREILG
- a CDS encoding SufD family Fe-S cluster assembly protein, whose amino-acid sequence is MLNAIDKQVLKEVADLEGIPKGAYNIRKNGKLEGREVSANINIETNEKGDGIIIDIKPGTKDESVHIPVILSQAGLHDVVYNTFIIGEGSDVTIVAGCGIHCGGNASEGHSGIHEFQIKAGAKVKYVEKHIAIGEGSGKRMLNPTTKVFMAENAQAQMELTQIGGVDEAKRLNEATIGAGSVLLITERVMTEKEQSAESRNEITLAGTDSKTNIVSRSVIKGSSSQDFYVNLTAKAKCYGHIECDAIIMDNGINQTIPALRALHPDAELTHEASIGKIANDQLMKLMSLGLDYDQAVNRIIQGFLR
- a CDS encoding DHH family phosphoesterase, with translation MSSTRDNVRRFFEQFKPNAKVLVIINADPDAIGSAMAVKRLLWRRVSEVAIAHFNRISRPDNLALIQLTDVGLRNLAEVDKAQFDHFVIVDSQPDHNEAFAGITYTAIIDHHPLTRAEAAYTDIRPGYGTCSTLLTEYLKSWKIKPSAKLAAALMMGIKTDTADFTRQATLKDIRAFQYLYKFADNNIVTKVERAFYTDEDLDFLGTAIRKRRVVNNRVFFHAGNISKPDELVMVADFFLTIAGINWSIVSGVVDRKLIVILRNDGLRKGAGNTAKEAFSKYGSAGGHKTMARAELSLHLIRKDTGTAAQKFLAGWIMDRIEKTAGKKIE